One genomic segment of Trueperaceae bacterium includes these proteins:
- the serS gene encoding serine--tRNA ligase: MLDLRFIRENPETVRRAIRAKQLDDALAKLDKLLLVDEEHRLLRHDLEEKQARRNAASKEIGERKRRGGEAEDLIREMGALSSEVKRLEEKSRVLEAQIGELQLEIPNLPHESVPYGESEHDNVVVHERGELPEFDFEPKPHWEFAVERGWIDLDAGVKISGAGFPVFRGAGARLVRALERYFLDRALERGYQEVIPPLLVKPESARATGQLPDKEGQMYRVEDGLYLVPTSEVALANLHRGEILDEADLPLRYVAFTPCFRREAGSYGKEVRGINRVHQFDKVEVVQFTHPDRSYEALERMTEESEALLAELGLRYRRLLMCSGDMGFTQAKKYDLEVWSPGQARWLEVSSVSNITDFQAQRLQTRFRPGGAAGRGKPEMVHTLNGSALAIGRPLAAILEHYQQADGSVVLPEVLRPYAGVERLE; this comes from the coding sequence ATGCTCGATCTGCGCTTCATCCGGGAGAATCCCGAGACCGTACGCCGTGCCATCAGGGCCAAACAGCTGGACGACGCCCTCGCCAAGCTCGACAAACTCCTGCTGGTCGACGAAGAGCACCGGCTTCTGCGGCACGACCTCGAGGAGAAGCAGGCGCGGCGCAACGCGGCAAGCAAGGAGATCGGCGAGCGCAAGCGGCGCGGCGGGGAGGCCGAGGATCTGATCCGGGAGATGGGCGCGCTGTCGTCCGAGGTGAAGCGCCTCGAGGAGAAGAGCCGGGTGCTGGAGGCGCAGATCGGCGAACTCCAGCTGGAGATCCCCAACCTGCCCCACGAGAGCGTCCCCTACGGCGAGAGCGAACACGACAACGTCGTCGTGCACGAGCGGGGCGAACTCCCCGAGTTCGACTTCGAGCCGAAGCCGCACTGGGAGTTCGCCGTCGAACGCGGCTGGATCGACCTGGATGCGGGCGTGAAGATCAGCGGCGCGGGCTTCCCGGTCTTCAGGGGAGCCGGAGCGAGGCTCGTAAGGGCGCTCGAGCGCTACTTCCTCGACCGGGCCCTGGAACGCGGCTATCAGGAGGTCATCCCGCCGTTGCTGGTCAAGCCCGAGTCGGCCCGCGCGACCGGGCAGTTGCCGGACAAGGAAGGGCAGATGTACAGGGTCGAGGATGGCCTCTACCTCGTGCCCACCTCGGAAGTCGCACTCGCCAACCTGCATCGCGGCGAGATCCTCGACGAGGCCGATCTGCCTCTGCGCTACGTAGCCTTCACCCCCTGCTTCCGTCGCGAGGCCGGTTCCTACGGCAAGGAGGTGCGGGGGATCAACCGGGTGCACCAGTTCGACAAGGTCGAGGTGGTTCAGTTCACCCACCCTGACAGGTCGTACGAGGCCCTCGAGCGGATGACCGAGGAGTCCGAGGCGCTGCTGGCCGAGCTGGGACTGCGCTACCGGCGACTGCTGATGTGCAGCGGAGACATGGGGTTCACCCAGGCGAAGAAGTACGACCTCGAAGTCTGGAGTCCGGGGCAGGCGCGGTGGCTCGAGGTATCGAGCGTCTCCAACATCACCGACTTCCAGGCCCAACGACTGCAGACGCGATTCCGGCCGGGCGGGGCCGCCGGGCGGGGCAAGCCCGAGATGGTGCATACACTGAACGGTTCGGCCCTGGCGATCGGACGGCCACTGGCGGCGATTCTGGAGCACTACCAGCAGGCCGACGGGAGCGTCGTGCTGCCCGAGGTGCTGCGCCCCTACGCCGGCGTCGAGCGGCTCGAGTGA
- the gatC gene encoding Asp-tRNA(Asn)/Glu-tRNA(Gln) amidotransferase subunit GatC, with amino-acid sequence MKISDEELGHLEKLARIEVPPQERESLRDDLSRILEYFETLGELDTEGVEEMVRPVHLENVLREDEVTGSLPREVVLELAVETSEEGFLKVPRTVDEDS; translated from the coding sequence GTGAAGATCAGCGATGAGGAACTGGGGCACCTCGAGAAGCTGGCCCGCATCGAGGTGCCTCCTCAGGAGCGGGAGTCGCTGCGCGACGACCTGAGCCGGATACTCGAGTACTTCGAGACCCTGGGGGAGCTCGATACCGAGGGGGTCGAAGAGATGGTGAGGCCGGTGCATCTCGAGAACGTGTTGCGTGAGGACGAGGTGACGGGGTCGCTACCCCGCGAAGTGGTGCTCGAACTGGCCGTCGAGACGAGCGAGGAGGGCTTCCTCAAGGTGCCCCGGACGGTCGACGAGGACAGCTAG
- a CDS encoding DUF554 domain-containing protein, with the protein MTPFEQTSGTLVNVITVLAGSAAGLALRGKLPERIVATVVQALGLTTVIVGVVNALDLTKVASPPGLIVGLSALAGGAALGEWWRLDDLLERLGERLKRRFGGQGSFTQGFVTASLLFCVGPLALIGSVQNGLAGDNNFLILKSALDGIASLALATSFGFGVAFSAVTVFVYQGGISLGAGFFAELVPNPATDPRILLVNGVGGIMILGLGLDLLQVRRMRIAAMLPALLLVIAFYQLAKLFYA; encoded by the coding sequence GTGACTCCCTTCGAACAGACGTCAGGCACCCTCGTCAACGTGATCACGGTCCTCGCGGGCTCCGCCGCCGGCCTGGCGCTCCGGGGCAAACTGCCGGAGCGGATCGTGGCGACGGTGGTCCAGGCCCTCGGGCTCACGACCGTCATCGTCGGTGTGGTCAACGCGCTCGACCTCACCAAGGTGGCCAGTCCGCCCGGGCTGATCGTCGGGCTCTCAGCGCTCGCCGGAGGCGCGGCGCTCGGGGAGTGGTGGCGGCTCGACGACCTGCTCGAACGCCTCGGGGAGCGCCTCAAGCGGCGCTTCGGCGGTCAGGGGAGTTTCACCCAAGGTTTCGTCACAGCCAGCCTCCTCTTCTGCGTCGGTCCCCTCGCGCTCATCGGCTCGGTCCAGAACGGCCTCGCCGGGGACAACAACTTCCTCATCCTGAAGAGCGCTCTCGACGGCATCGCGTCGCTGGCGCTGGCAACCAGCTTCGGCTTCGGGGTAGCGTTCTCGGCAGTCACCGTGTTCGTCTATCAGGGAGGCATCTCGCTGGGTGCCGGCTTCTTCGCCGAACTCGTCCCCAACCCCGCGACCGACCCCCGGATCCTGCTGGTGAACGGGGTAGGCGGGATCATGATCCTGGGCCTGGGACTCGACCTGCTGCAGGTCCGCAGGATGCGCATCGCGGCGATGCTGCCGGCACTCCTGCTGGTGATCGCCTTCTATCAGCTCGCCAAGCTCTTCTACGCGTGA
- a CDS encoding M15 family metallopeptidase codes for MRLSIVLGLLTLFVTAVAAPPPCEYADLPALTPSGEWRHLLVDTAYRLPAQFVPPDLVPVRNAGLADDRPLTAAAVADLADLVAAAAAEGIHFELQSAYRSFDYQQRVFAGWVETLGRERALLTSARPGHSEHQLGTALDLRSAGGPAPWDLDDWAETREGGWLAENAWRFGFLMSYPEGETEVTCYAYEPWHYRWVGRPTAAAVEASGLTLREWLWERLEEADEKP; via the coding sequence ATGCGTCTTTCGATCGTTCTCGGCCTCCTCACCCTCTTCGTCACGGCCGTCGCGGCTCCTCCGCCGTGCGAGTACGCCGATCTGCCCGCTCTCACACCGAGCGGCGAATGGCGCCATCTCCTCGTCGATACCGCCTACCGGCTGCCGGCCCAGTTCGTGCCGCCCGACCTCGTTCCAGTCAGGAACGCGGGCCTCGCCGACGACAGACCGCTCACCGCCGCCGCCGTTGCCGATCTCGCCGACCTCGTGGCAGCAGCGGCTGCCGAGGGGATCCACTTCGAACTGCAGAGCGCCTACCGCTCGTTCGACTACCAGCAGAGGGTCTTCGCCGGTTGGGTAGAGACGCTCGGTCGGGAACGGGCGCTGCTCACCAGCGCCAGGCCCGGACACTCCGAGCATCAGCTGGGCACCGCGCTCGACCTGCGCAGCGCAGGAGGGCCGGCGCCATGGGATCTCGACGACTGGGCCGAGACCCGGGAAGGCGGCTGGCTGGCGGAGAACGCCTGGCGCTTCGGATTCCTGATGAGCTATCCGGAGGGCGAGACCGAGGTCACCTGTTACGCCTACGAACCGTGGCACTACCGCTGGGTGGGGAGACCAACCGCCGCCGCGGTCGAGGCGAGCGGCCTCACGCTGCGCGAGTGGTTGTGGGAGCGGCTCGAGGAGGCTGATGAGAAGCCGTGA
- the thpR gene encoding RNA 2',3'-cyclic phosphodiesterase, whose amino-acid sequence MFVALALPGRVEERLGEAQSLLKRELSDADIRWQRLEQSHLTLRFLGEVEARALPACRLAVSEAARRSRPFTLSTAGFGAFPTPARPSVLWLGVGGDREELDHLQSLVTAGLEHVADASRTETFRPHLTLGRVKRMGQAARSAFADLLNAPPPAPVSWRVESVALLSSELRASGARYEELLSARLAAS is encoded by the coding sequence TTGTTCGTCGCCCTGGCGCTTCCCGGACGGGTCGAGGAGCGCCTGGGCGAAGCCCAGAGTCTCCTGAAGCGTGAGTTGAGCGACGCGGACATCCGCTGGCAAAGGCTGGAACAGAGCCACCTGACCCTGCGCTTCCTCGGCGAGGTGGAGGCTCGTGCACTGCCGGCATGCAGACTAGCAGTCAGCGAGGCGGCGCGACGCTCCAGGCCGTTCACTCTCTCCACCGCAGGCTTCGGAGCCTTCCCCACCCCGGCCCGTCCGAGTGTTCTGTGGCTGGGCGTAGGCGGTGACCGGGAGGAGCTCGACCATCTCCAGTCGCTCGTGACTGCGGGGCTCGAGCACGTTGCCGATGCGAGCCGCACCGAGACGTTCCGGCCCCACCTGACCCTGGGCCGAGTGAAACGGATGGGCCAGGCAGCGCGCTCGGCTTTCGCCGACCTGCTGAACGCACCCCCGCCTGCACCGGTGAGCTGGCGCGTCGAGTCGGTCGCGTTGCTCTCGAGCGAATTGAGAGCGTCGGGGGCGCGCTACGAGGAACTGCTGTCGGCGAGGCTGGCCGCCTCGTGA
- a CDS encoding N-acetylmuramoyl-L-alanine amidase, which translates to MQDLAPRRAATRRAWLTFLLLLSSTVLLALTFPQRTDVLTESTSQAATSTFRMLRNRLLGPPKVGIQIGHLDAQLHPEELASLRASTGGYGGGQYEVEVNEAVARALAARLRERGLIVELLPATIPPNYRADLVVSLHADSSPAAHRRGYKSAVFRPRRNRWDARLKALIDDANLGGSTLPDDDRNVTGDMLEYYAFNPAYRHSLARRTPAVIVEMGYLSHPLDMRLLQRPERVAGLLEEGIVDFLEQRGRL; encoded by the coding sequence ATGCAGGACCTGGCACCCCGGCGGGCGGCCACGCGACGAGCGTGGCTCACGTTCCTCCTGTTGCTGTCCAGCACGGTCCTGCTCGCTCTGACCTTCCCCCAGCGAACCGACGTCCTGACCGAGAGCACCAGCCAGGCCGCCACCTCCACCTTCCGGATGTTGCGCAACCGGCTGCTGGGGCCGCCGAAGGTGGGCATACAGATCGGTCACCTCGACGCTCAACTCCACCCGGAAGAACTGGCCTCGCTACGCGCCTCGACCGGTGGCTACGGCGGTGGGCAGTACGAGGTCGAAGTGAACGAGGCGGTAGCCAGGGCGCTGGCCGCGCGATTACGCGAACGTGGCTTGATCGTCGAACTCCTTCCGGCGACGATCCCGCCCAACTACCGCGCCGACCTGGTCGTTTCACTGCACGCCGACAGCAGTCCGGCGGCCCACCGTCGCGGCTACAAGAGCGCGGTCTTCAGGCCCCGCCGCAATCGCTGGGACGCCCGCCTCAAGGCGCTCATCGACGACGCCAACCTGGGCGGTTCCACCCTCCCGGACGACGACCGTAACGTGACCGGCGACATGCTCGAGTATTACGCCTTCAACCCCGCTTACCGCCACAGCCTCGCCCGTCGAACCCCGGCCGTCATCGTCGAGATGGGCTACCTGAGCCACCCGCTGGACATGCGCCTGCTGCAGCGGCCAGAGCGGGTGGCGGGCCTGTTGGAGGAGGGAATAGTCGACTTCCTCGAACAGCGCGGCCGGCTCTGA
- the phoU gene encoding phosphate signaling complex protein PhoU, whose translation MTALDQDLQEIAGETVRMLSLVREECDLARMALIDGDVAAGERCVAADLRIDELQEGLERRILTVIARRQPAARDLRFLGAMYRALADIERAGDYAVHVAKSAILLAGKPPVKKYLDMGRILQVLIAMLEVTSKALAESDAGAARRALAMDNEIDDLYEQIQRELLSFMIADASRIGPGIELLAVGRYLERLGDHIENVNEHLIFWLTNERL comes from the coding sequence ATGACCGCCCTCGATCAGGACCTTCAGGAGATCGCCGGCGAAACGGTTCGCATGCTGAGCCTCGTACGCGAGGAGTGCGACCTCGCCCGGATGGCGCTCATCGATGGCGACGTCGCTGCAGGCGAGCGCTGCGTCGCCGCCGATCTGCGTATAGACGAGCTGCAGGAGGGCCTGGAGCGGCGGATCCTCACGGTCATCGCCCGCCGTCAACCGGCGGCTCGTGACCTGCGGTTCCTGGGGGCGATGTACCGGGCACTCGCCGATATCGAGCGCGCGGGAGACTACGCCGTGCACGTGGCGAAGTCGGCGATACTGCTGGCGGGCAAGCCACCCGTCAAGAAGTACCTCGACATGGGACGCATCCTGCAGGTGCTCATCGCCATGCTGGAGGTGACCAGCAAGGCCCTCGCCGAGTCGGATGCCGGGGCCGCCCGACGCGCTCTGGCGATGGACAACGAGATCGACGACCTCTACGAGCAGATCCAGCGGGAACTCCTCAGCTTCATGATCGCGGACGCCAGCCGCATCGGCCCGGGAATCGAGCTCCTTGCCGTCGGTCGTTACCTGGAGCGGCTGGGCGACCACATCGAGAACGTCAACGAGCACCTCATCTTCTGGCTCACCAACGAGCGGCTCTGA
- a CDS encoding patatin-like phospholipase family protein — translation MTPTPEELPSGATRPRIGIALGGGSARGYAHIGVLATLEKHSLAPDLIVGTSFGAVIGALYAAGHSVAQLRHDASAMRRRHLLPHLLDFGLHRAALFEGRRLEAYFEGLTEGRTFADLEVPLVIVATDVDNGERVLLDEGPLARALRASTAMPGVFWPVEVDGRRLVDGGLGAPVPLETLDEFDVDIRVGIGAGMTANDSPAIQLAQRLVQTPMGRRLHRSLSDSRHRNPMASLGRALALTVDSWCCPEEEADSLQVHTRPPISWLNFNRADAAIRAGEEAMSRFMPRLRTALADLDLA, via the coding sequence ATGACCCCGACCCCCGAAGAACTCCCCTCTGGTGCAACCCGGCCCCGAATAGGCATCGCGCTAGGAGGCGGCAGCGCTCGCGGTTACGCTCACATAGGCGTGCTGGCGACGCTCGAGAAGCACTCGCTGGCTCCCGATCTGATCGTAGGCACCTCTTTCGGCGCCGTCATCGGCGCCCTCTACGCAGCCGGTCACTCGGTCGCCCAGTTGCGACACGACGCCTCGGCGATGCGGCGCCGTCATCTGCTGCCGCACCTGCTCGATTTCGGCCTGCACCGTGCTGCTCTGTTCGAAGGACGCCGGCTCGAGGCCTACTTCGAGGGCCTGACCGAAGGACGTACTTTCGCCGACCTCGAGGTCCCACTGGTGATCGTCGCCACCGACGTCGACAACGGGGAGAGGGTGCTCCTCGACGAGGGCCCGCTGGCCAGGGCGTTGCGCGCCAGCACCGCGATGCCGGGGGTCTTCTGGCCGGTCGAGGTGGACGGCAGGCGCCTGGTCGATGGTGGCCTCGGCGCGCCGGTGCCGCTCGAGACCCTCGACGAATTCGACGTCGACATCCGTGTAGGGATCGGAGCCGGGATGACAGCCAACGATTCCCCGGCCATCCAACTCGCCCAGCGGCTGGTCCAGACGCCCATGGGCAGGCGGCTGCATCGGAGCCTCTCCGACAGCCGACACCGCAACCCGATGGCGAGCCTGGGCAGGGCGTTGGCGTTGACCGTGGACAGCTGGTGCTGTCCCGAGGAGGAGGCCGATTCTCTCCAGGTGCATACCCGTCCGCCGATCTCCTGGCTCAACTTCAACCGGGCAGACGCAGCGATCCGGGCGGGTGAGGAAGCGATGTCGCGTTTCATGCCGCGCTTGCGCACCGCGCTCGCCGACCTGGACCTCGCCTAG
- the rocF gene encoding arginase, translating into MAESPKEIAILGVPMDFGAGRRGVDMGPSAMRLAKLEDTLVALGHRVEDLGNVEVPVPEALANEGGLHFVDPIADTCRIAYRKLSSLPPDRYPLALGGDHSISMGTIAGVAAHGRTGVLWIDAHADLNTPETSPSLNIHGMPLAHLLGHGHPKLLDIWGGGPVLRPEDVVFIGLRTLDEGERQLIFDLELRAYTMEDVDRRGIVEVAGEALEYLSETARLHLSFDADVLDPSVAPGVGTPVPGGLNYREAHSLMELLCQSDSVTSTDLVEVNPFLDVRNGTAAIMVELAASLMGKRIL; encoded by the coding sequence GTGGCCGAGTCACCCAAGGAGATCGCCATCCTGGGCGTCCCCATGGACTTCGGCGCCGGACGCCGAGGGGTGGACATGGGCCCCAGCGCCATGCGCCTGGCGAAACTGGAGGACACTCTCGTCGCACTCGGTCATCGGGTCGAAGACCTTGGCAACGTCGAGGTGCCGGTCCCCGAGGCGCTGGCCAACGAAGGCGGCCTCCACTTCGTCGACCCGATAGCCGATACCTGCCGGATCGCTTACCGGAAGCTGAGCAGCCTGCCTCCCGACCGGTATCCCCTCGCGCTGGGCGGTGACCACTCGATCTCGATGGGGACGATCGCAGGAGTCGCCGCGCACGGCCGCACAGGCGTTCTGTGGATCGACGCCCACGCCGACCTCAACACTCCTGAGACCTCACCGAGCCTGAACATACACGGCATGCCTCTGGCGCACCTGCTGGGGCACGGTCATCCCAAGCTGCTCGACATCTGGGGCGGAGGGCCGGTACTTCGGCCCGAGGACGTTGTCTTCATAGGCCTTCGCACCCTCGACGAGGGCGAGCGACAGCTGATCTTCGACCTGGAGCTGCGCGCCTACACGATGGAGGACGTCGACCGCCGCGGGATCGTGGAGGTCGCCGGCGAGGCGCTGGAATACCTCTCTGAGACGGCCAGGCTGCACCTGTCGTTCGATGCGGACGTGCTCGACCCGTCGGTCGCCCCGGGAGTAGGAACCCCGGTCCCGGGAGGACTCAACTACCGCGAGGCCCACTCCCTGATGGAGCTCCTCTGTCAGTCGGACAGCGTCACCAGCACCGACCTCGTAGAGGTCAACCCGTTCCTCGACGTCAGGAACGGGACCGCGGCGATCATGGTCGAACTAGCCGCCAGCCTGATGGGCAAGCGGATCCTCTGA
- the zwf gene encoding glucose-6-phosphate dehydrogenase, with translation MSAEVLEHPAVTSGEDRGKEVAPRCAFVIFGVTGDLASRKLLPALYALHRRGYLHPETTIVGYGRSDWNDETLREHARESLEADPGEFDRATWEELAPRLVYVRGGYGEAEGMQRLKRLLGESQQENRVFYTATPPSTYPRLIESLSEAGLQQSDEGWTRLVIEKPFGHDLQSAVALNDLAIRHFDESQLFRIDHYLAKETAQNLAVLRFANTVFEPLWSNRYIDHVQITMTEDLGVDGRGSFYEQSGVIRDVFQNHLLQLLSLVAMEPPANFDATSVRNEKVKVFHAMTCPAPADTVLGQYVAANGMPGYREEEGVDPDSKQATYAAVRFEIRNWRWSGVPFFVRSGKRLERKATEIVLRFRNPPHIPFSLPAQPRPDRLTLRLTPDEGIDLRFNTKVPGQEIALERANMEFTYARRFERPNPDAYETLLLDTMTGDATLFMRADEVEAQWRVVAPVLEEQDRLTEQPCPYPAGSFGPPEADRLLAGSGRHWHRPGDG, from the coding sequence GTGAGCGCGGAGGTGCTCGAGCATCCGGCGGTAACGTCCGGCGAGGACCGGGGCAAGGAAGTCGCGCCTCGTTGCGCCTTCGTCATCTTCGGCGTGACCGGTGACCTGGCCTCCCGTAAGCTCCTGCCGGCGCTCTACGCGCTCCACCGCCGGGGCTACCTCCACCCGGAAACCACCATAGTCGGCTACGGCCGTAGCGACTGGAACGACGAGACGTTGCGTGAGCACGCTCGTGAGTCGCTGGAGGCCGACCCTGGAGAGTTCGACAGGGCGACCTGGGAAGAACTGGCTCCCCGACTCGTCTACGTGAGGGGAGGGTACGGCGAGGCCGAGGGGATGCAGCGTCTCAAGAGGCTGCTGGGGGAGTCGCAGCAGGAGAACCGGGTCTTCTATACCGCCACGCCGCCATCTACCTACCCGCGGCTCATCGAGTCCCTCAGCGAGGCGGGCCTCCAGCAGAGCGACGAGGGCTGGACCCGCCTGGTCATCGAGAAGCCGTTCGGCCACGACCTGCAGAGCGCGGTAGCGCTGAACGACCTGGCGATCCGCCACTTCGACGAGAGCCAGCTCTTCCGGATCGACCACTACCTGGCCAAGGAGACGGCTCAGAACCTGGCCGTGCTGCGCTTCGCCAATACCGTTTTCGAGCCGTTGTGGAGCAACCGATACATAGATCACGTGCAGATCACGATGACCGAGGACCTTGGAGTCGACGGGCGCGGGAGTTTCTACGAGCAGTCGGGCGTGATCCGCGACGTCTTCCAGAATCACCTCCTGCAATTGCTGTCTCTGGTGGCGATGGAGCCACCCGCCAACTTCGACGCCACCAGCGTGCGGAACGAGAAGGTAAAGGTCTTCCACGCGATGACCTGTCCGGCTCCAGCCGACACGGTGCTGGGTCAGTACGTGGCCGCCAACGGCATGCCCGGCTACCGCGAGGAGGAGGGCGTCGATCCGGACTCGAAGCAGGCGACATACGCCGCGGTACGCTTCGAGATCAGGAACTGGCGCTGGAGCGGTGTGCCGTTCTTCGTGCGGAGCGGCAAGCGGCTGGAGCGCAAGGCCACCGAGATCGTCCTCCGATTCCGCAACCCACCACACATACCCTTCTCGCTTCCAGCCCAGCCGCGGCCCGATCGACTCACTCTCCGACTCACCCCGGACGAGGGGATAGACCTGCGCTTCAACACGAAGGTTCCCGGCCAGGAGATAGCGCTGGAGCGAGCCAATATGGAGTTCACCTACGCTCGTCGCTTCGAACGCCCCAACCCCGACGCCTACGAGACCCTGCTGCTCGACACGATGACCGGCGACGCGACACTCTTCATGCGCGCGGACGAGGTAGAGGCCCAGTGGCGGGTAGTGGCGCCGGTGCTCGAAGAGCAGGATCGCCTCACCGAACAGCCCTGCCCCTACCCCGCCGGCAGCTTCGGGCCCCCTGAGGCAGACCGGCTACTCGCAGGCAGCGGTCGACACTGGCACCGGCCGGGGGATGGCTAG
- the gnd gene encoding decarboxylating 6-phosphogluconate dehydrogenase, translating into MEVGIVGLGKMGGNMALRLIRGGHQVLANDLDPEAKAHLEEQGGRTVSDLEDLVSALEKPRVAWLMLPAGKITESVVDEILPLLDPGDILVDGANSFWKDSRRRAAKAAELSVDYVDCGVSGGVWGLESGYNLMLGGSEEAIGELVPLLETLSPEGGYLRTGGSGSGHFVKMIHNGIEYGLMQAYGEGFEAMASYPHGEIDLPAVARLWMKGSVVRSWLLELGLLALEQDPRLEDIRGYVEDSGMGRWTVDFAVEHAVPMHAITSALYARFASRQPNGFAARMAAALRKEFGGHAIVAMDTPAEDMVSQDDPGDEAMDEVERSG; encoded by the coding sequence ATGGAAGTCGGCATCGTCGGATTGGGCAAGATGGGCGGCAACATGGCTCTGCGGCTCATCCGCGGCGGGCACCAGGTGCTCGCCAACGACCTCGACCCGGAGGCGAAGGCCCACCTGGAAGAGCAAGGGGGCCGCACCGTCAGTGACCTGGAAGATCTCGTCTCTGCCCTCGAGAAGCCTCGGGTGGCCTGGCTGATGTTGCCCGCCGGCAAGATAACGGAGTCGGTGGTGGACGAGATCCTGCCACTGCTCGATCCCGGCGACATCCTCGTGGACGGTGCCAACTCGTTCTGGAAGGACTCCCGTCGGAGAGCGGCGAAGGCAGCCGAACTCTCGGTCGACTACGTGGACTGTGGCGTCTCGGGGGGAGTTTGGGGACTGGAGAGCGGTTACAACCTGATGCTGGGCGGCAGCGAGGAGGCGATCGGTGAGCTCGTTCCGTTGCTGGAGACGCTGTCTCCTGAGGGGGGCTATCTCAGGACGGGCGGTAGCGGCAGCGGTCACTTCGTGAAGATGATCCACAACGGAATCGAGTACGGGCTGATGCAGGCGTACGGCGAGGGCTTCGAGGCGATGGCCAGCTACCCTCACGGCGAGATCGACCTTCCCGCGGTGGCGCGACTCTGGATGAAAGGGAGTGTCGTGCGCTCCTGGCTGCTCGAGCTAGGTCTGCTCGCTCTCGAGCAGGATCCACGCCTGGAGGACATCAGGGGGTACGTGGAGGACTCGGGCATGGGGCGCTGGACGGTCGACTTCGCGGTCGAGCACGCCGTCCCGATGCATGCGATAACCTCGGCCCTCTACGCTAGGTTCGCCAGCCGCCAGCCTAACGGCTTCGCCGCCAGGATGGCTGCGGCCTTGCGGAAGGAGTTCGGCGGTCACGCCATCGTGGCCATGGACACTCCAGCCGAAGACATGGTCAGTCAGGACGACCCGGGAGACGAGGCGATGGACGAGGTCGAGAGGAGTGGCTGA
- the tyrS gene encoding tyrosine--tRNA ligase — protein sequence MDVDDSLSCLGRGVEQLVPAAGLREKLELAEREGRQLRVKLGVDPSSSDLHVGHAVVLRKMRQFQDLGHKAVLIIGDRTATIGDPSGRSKTRPVLTLEQTREFGRTYLSQATLVLDENPERLEVRHNSEWLDGIDFGEMIRLASTYTVARMLERDDFTKRYAAGIPISIHEFLYPLSQAYDSVAIRADVELGGTDQLFNLLVGRDVQRAYGLDPQVALTTPLLEGTDGVEKMSKSLGNYIGITEPAEVMFRKAMQVPDSLLVRYAELTTATELDPLRELLERDPVAAHRVYARDLVRLYHGDEPIAPAEERYDQVARGGIPEELDEVRVENGELDGGAIGVLKLFTLAGLTASNGEARRLIGNRGLRVDGEVLSDPQAKVSLEQPRVLQRGRDRFVRVVAG from the coding sequence ATGGACGTAGACGACAGCCTGAGTTGCCTGGGCCGGGGAGTGGAACAGCTGGTTCCGGCAGCGGGGCTCCGGGAGAAGCTCGAGCTAGCCGAGCGAGAGGGACGGCAGCTGCGTGTGAAGCTTGGGGTCGACCCGTCGAGCAGCGACCTCCACGTTGGCCACGCGGTGGTACTGCGCAAGATGCGGCAGTTCCAGGATCTGGGTCACAAGGCGGTGCTCATCATCGGCGACCGGACGGCGACCATAGGTGATCCGTCGGGCCGTTCGAAGACGAGGCCCGTACTCACCCTCGAGCAGACGCGGGAGTTCGGCCGCACCTACCTGTCCCAGGCGACGCTCGTACTCGACGAGAACCCGGAGCGGCTCGAGGTCCGCCACAACTCGGAGTGGCTCGATGGGATCGACTTCGGCGAGATGATCCGGCTTGCCTCGACCTATACGGTCGCCAGGATGCTCGAACGCGACGACTTCACCAAGCGCTACGCCGCGGGCATACCCATCTCCATCCACGAGTTCCTCTACCCGCTTTCGCAGGCCTACGATTCGGTCGCGATCCGGGCCGACGTGGAACTCGGCGGCACCGACCAGTTGTTCAACCTGCTGGTCGGCCGCGACGTACAGCGCGCCTACGGCCTGGATCCGCAAGTGGCCCTGACCACGCCGCTGCTCGAGGGCACCGACGGGGTCGAGAAGATGTCCAAGTCGCTTGGCAACTATATCGGGATAACCGAGCCGGCAGAAGTGATGTTCAGGAAAGCGATGCAGGTGCCCGACTCGCTCCTCGTCCGCTACGCGGAGCTCACTACCGCTACCGAACTGGATCCTCTGCGCGAGCTGCTGGAGAGGGACCCTGTCGCCGCCCACCGGGTCTACGCCCGCGATCTGGTGCGCCTCTACCACGGCGACGAGCCGATCGCGCCGGCCGAGGAGCGCTACGATCAGGTTGCCAGGGGGGGCATCCCCGAGGAGCTCGACGAGGTCAGGGTCGAGAACGGGGAGCTCGACGGTGGCGCTATCGGCGTCCTCAAGCTCTTCACGCTGGCCGGGTTGACCGCCTCGAACGGCGAAGCGCGCAGGCTCATCGGCAACCGCGGACTGCGGGTGGATGGCGAGGTGCTTAGCGACCCCCAGGCGAAGGTCTCGCTCGAGCAGCCGCGGGTGCTGCAACGCGGCCGAGATCGGTTCGTGCGGGTCGTGGCCGGTTGA